Part of the Chloroflexota bacterium genome is shown below.
CATGACCAGCAGCCGGCCCTCGCGGAACCCGACGACCTCGGCGCTGATGCCGCCGGCCCGGCGGTTGTTCGCCTCGTCCGGCTGGTGGACCGGGCGGCGCCCGGCCATCTCCGGCATGATCGTGCAGACATCGCCGACGGCGAGCCGCAGCCCCTCGACCTCAATCGACAGGCCGATGACCTGGGAGACGCGGCCCTGGAACTTCAGGGCCGAGCGATCTCGAAGGGCGCGCTCGTAGCGCGCGAAGCTGAGGGTGGGCGGGGCGACGCTCATACTGGCTCTCCATCCAGGACAGCCTGGAAGGTGTTGACGATTTGCTGGAGACGGGACTTCAACTGGCTGTCGACGTACCCGATCTGGGTCTCGACCACCACGCCGCCGCGCTCGACGGCCTCATCGGCCAGCAGCTCGCTGCGCTCGGCCACGCGGCGCGGCAGCATCTCCTGCCAGCGCAAATCGAGGATCGCCACGTCGTCGGGGTGGGCGCGGATACGGACTTCAGTAGCGTCGTGGATCTCGTTCAGGGCCGAGCGGACCACGTTGACCACGATCTGCGGGTCGAGGCGAGCCTCCCGGCCGATGACCTTCTCGGAGACGCCGAGCACAAGGTCGACGATCTCGCTTTCGAGGTTCCGCACGAAGCCCTCGGTGTCCGCGACGATGTCGTGGAGGAGCGCGCCGAGGCGGATGGTGGTGTCCTTCTGCTCTTCGGCGGCGAGGCTCGTGCCTTCCTGGTATCCACGCTGGAACCCTTCGTTCCAGGCAGCGGCCTTCACGGCTTCGTAGTCGATGGGGGGCGGGGCCGGAACCTCCGGCTCGGGTGGCTGGATCTCGATAGGCTCGGCCGGCGTGGCGGACTTTGGGTCGGTTTCCCCGCCGAACGTCGAGAACACCATCGGGCGGACCTTGCCGGCCGGCACATCGTCCGTCTGGGGGCGCTCGCCGAACTGCTCGAAGCGCTGTTCCAGGAGCTTGAGGCTCTCGTCCATCCGCTGGCCGAGGCGCGCACGCAGCCGCTGTCCGATGGGGCCACCCAGGCCGCCCGCATCGCGGCCCGTCGAGCCGCCAGATGCCCCGCCGACCATCCCGAAGGGGAGCGAGGTGACCGTCGGCTCGGCCGGGGACTCCGGCCCCGGTCCGAAGAGCGGGTTGGCGGCATTGACCAGGCTGAGGCCGGCCCGGAAGGCCGGGCGCGGCTCAGCGGTAGGCTCGGGATCAGACCAGGACATCGTCGTTGCCTCGCTGGATCACCAGGTCGCCAGACTCCTCCAGGCGTCGGACGATGGCGACGATCCGCTGCTGGGCCTCTTCGACCTGCCGCATGCGGGCCGGGCCGCTGACGGCCATGTCCTCGCGCAGCATCTCGGCGGCCCGCGTCGAGAGGTTCTTGAAGATCTTCTCGCGCAGCTCCTCGGCGATCCCGCGCAGGGCCATCGCCAGATCCTTGGCGTCCACCTCGCGGAGCACCCGCTGGATCGACGGATCGTCGAGCTGGATGAGGTTGTCGAAGGTGAAGGTGAGCTTGCGGACTTCGGTCGCCAGCTCGGGCGCGTTCTTGTCCAGGTGGTCGAGGATGACACGCTCGGTGCTGCGGTCCACATTGCCCAGCAGGGCGGCCAGGTGCTCCACGCCGCCGGCGGTGGAGTAGTCGCTCTGGAGGATGGTGGAGACGCGGCGGCGCAGGACGGACTCCACGCCCTCGATGACCTCAGGCGGCGTGCGCTCCATCGTGGCGATCCGCATGGCGACCTCGGCCCGCTGCTCGGGCTGGAGGATCGCCAGGATCTTGGCCGCTTCGACGGGCGGGAGGTGCGAGAGGATCAGGGCGATGGCCTGCGGCTGCTCGTCCTGGATGAAGTTGACCAGCTGGTAGGGGTCCGTGTCCTTGAGGAAGTCGAAGTGCTTGGGACGGACCGTCGAGAGCAGGCGGGCCATGATCTCCGAGGCCTTCTCGGACCCGAGCGCCTTCGCGAGCATCTCCTCGGCGTACTGCGCGCCGCCGTTCGTCAGGTAGCCGTGTGCGAGAGCGAGCTGATAGCAGTCCTTCAGGACCGACTTGCGCGTGTCCTCTTTGATCTGCTCGGTGGCGAACACCTGCATGGTCAGGGCTTCGATCTCGTTCTCGCGCAGCTCCTTGAGCACGTTGGCGCTCGCTTCAGGCCCGAGCGCGATCAGCAGGATTGCAGCCTTCTCTTTGCCTCGCATGACTACTTTGCATTCCCCAGCTTGTCTTCGGCCATCCAGGAGCGGATCAGGGTCGCCATGGTCTTCGGGTCGAGCTTGGCCATCTGCTGCAGCTCCTTCTCGATGCGTAGCTGCTCAGGATCCTTCTCAGGCTTGGGCAGGGCGGCCAGCTGTTGCTCGGCGGTCAGCTCGGTGTTGACCTTCGCGCCGTTCTTCTGGGCGACATCCTTGATCTCAGGCTTCTCGGACTTCGGGCGGCTGCGGCGCAGGGCCAGCCAGATCATGCCGACCACCAGCAGCGGGCCGAGGACCATCGCGACCATCCGGGCGATGGAGAGCATCATCTCGCGCTGGCGAGCCTGCTCGGCCAGCTCGGCCGGCTTGGCGGCGCCCACGGCGTTGAATGGCAGGCTGGTGAGCGTGACGAGATCGCCACGGTTGGTGTCGAGGCCGGCGGCCGTGGCCACCAGGCGGCTGATCGCGTCGGCCTGGGCCGGATCGGCGATGACCTCGCTGTCGAGGGCCACCGCGACATTCAGGCGGCGAATCGCACCGGGGGTACGGGTGGTCTTCTCGACAGTTCGGGACAGCTCGTAGTTGGTGGTGACGTCGCGCTTCTCGTTCTGGGCGTTACCAGCCTGGCCCGCGCCCTGGGTCGGGTAGCCGGGGACGTTCCGGTCAGCGCCCGGGACACCGCCAGCGGTGGCGGTGCCCTGAGCCGCGCTCTCGGAGATCTCGCGGCGGCTGCGGACCTGGGGGGCCTTCTGGTTCGGCGAGAACGTCTCGCTGTTCGCCTCGTACTGGTCCCAGTCAAGATCGGCGTTGACCCGCACCACCGCCTTGTCTGGGCCGACGAGCGGCGTCAGCATCGTCTTGACCTCGTCGGTCAGGCGCTGCTCGAGCTGCCGCTGGACTTCCTGGCGGGTGTTCTGCTTGCGGGTCGGGTCGGAGTCTGCGCCCTTGATCGAGAGGACGTTGCCGGCCGTGTCCATGACCGTCACGCCCTCTGCCTTGAGCCCTTCAACACTGCCGGCGATGAGCTGCACGATGCCCTGCACCTGGGACTCGTCCAGCTTGCGCCCCTGCTTCAACTGGACCACGGCCGCGGCGGTCGGATCCTTCTTCTGGCTGACGAAGAGGCTCTGTTCGGGGAGGGTCAGGTGCACGCGCGCCATCTCGACGGCTTCGAGGCGGCCGATGCTGCGGCCCAGCTCGCCCTCGAGTGCGCGCTGATAGTTGATCTTCTCGGCGAACTCCGTCAGCCCGAAGTGGGGCTGCGCGAAGATCTCGAAGCCGGCGCCTCCGCCGGCCTTGACCACCCCAGACGAGGCGATCATCAGCTTCGCGTCCTGCACTTGCGCGGCAGGCACCTTGATGGTCCCGTTGTCCGCCAGCTCGTAGGGGATCTTCGATTCCTTGAGCTTGGCGACAATGGCGGCAGCGTCTTCTTCACGCAGGTTCGTGAACGCCGCCTGGTACTCGGCCGGTCGTGACAGAGTGACGAACGCCAGGATCACGACGACGGCAGCGATGCCGATGAACCCGAGCGAGAGGCGCTGGTTGCGGCTCAGGTTGAGCCACATGCCTCGGGCGTCACGCGGTGCGGGGAGTGCTGCCAGCATCGTTTGTCCTCAAGCGGTCGTAGAGATGAGTCGGGGGGCGTGGGCTAGACCTGCATCCGCATGACGTCCTGGTACGCCTCAATCAGCTTGTTGCGGACCTGGACAGCCAGCTGGAAGTGGAGGCTCGCGGTCTCGCGGGCCAGCATGACCTCGTGGAGGTCGACGGGCTCGCCGGCGGCCAGCGACACGGAGGCGTTGTCGGCGGCGCTCTGGGACTCGTTCAGCCCCTGGATCGCCGTGTTCAGCGCCTGGCCGAACCCTTCCAGGGCAGCGCCAGCTCCGTTGCCGGTGGTCGGCGCGACGGCCGGGGCCTCAGTCTCGGGCTTGACCCGCGGCAGGTTCAGGCCCAGCGAAGGTGTCCGCATTGAGATCGATGGGATATCCACGGTGATGCTCCTCTGGTGCGCGTGGCGCGATCGTCGCTGTCAGATCGGCAGTACGTTCGGTGGCCGGCCCCGCCTGGGCTAGCGGCCGATGTCCAGCGCTCGCTGGGCCATACTCTTCGCGACGTTGACGATGGTGATGTTCGCCTCGTACGACCGGCTGGCCGACAGCATGTCGGTCATCTCGGTCACCAGATCGACATTCGGGTAGGCGACGAACCCGTCAGCATCAGCGTCTGGGTGCGTCGGGTCGAGAACCATCCGGGGGTCCTCATCGTCCTTGACGATGGCGCGCACGACGACACCGCCGGTGGCTTCCCCGCTCGCAATGGAGCTGGACTGCTCACCAAGCTTGCTCATCGTGTCGCGGAGCTTCGGCTCGAAGACGACGCGCTCGCGCTTGTACGGGCCGCCTTCCGGCGTGCTCGTCGCTTCGGCGTTCGCCAGGTTGCTGGCGATGACGTCCATCCTCAGGCGCTGTGCGGTCAGCGCCGAGCCAGCGGTCTTGAGGATCTCGAGCATCGGGGGCTCCTTCTGAGTGCGCCTAGAAAAAGGCTACGCTCAGAATACGGACGGCCCTGCCACTTCATGCAGGGCCGAAGCTCCCGGTTCTGTCAGGCGAACGTACGCGTTTGAGAAGGACCTCAGTACCGGACCGCGTCTGTACTCTGGACCGGCCCCGACGAGCTACAAGGAGGCACGATGGTAAGCCGAGCATTCAAAGTCGTTGATGCGTTTTCATCCAGGCCACTGCTGGGGAATCCGGTCGCGGTGGTGCTGGATGCCGAGGGGCTCGATGACGCGGCCATGCAGGCCATCGCCCAGTGGACCAACCTGTCGGAGACGACGTTTCTGCTGCCGCCGACGCAGCCCGGAGCCGACTACCTCCTCAGAATCTTCAACCCCGCTGCTGAACTCCCGTTTGCCGGTCATCCGACGATAGGTAGCGCTCACGCCGCGCTGGAAGCGGGCCGGGTTCAGCCGCATGACGGCGTCATCATGATGGAGTGCGGGCTTGGCCTTGTCGAGATCGCCGTTGAGGGCGAAGGACCAGCGCGGCAGCTCACGCTGCGACTTCCGCCTGCCAGGGTCTCGGCTCTCGCGGCTGACGACGTTGCCGAGCTTGAAGCGATCATCGGTCATGAGATCGTACGGGCGGTGGAGCCGGCCATCATCAACGTCGGCGCAGTCTGGGTTGTGGCGCAATTGCCGACGGTGGACAGCTTGCTGGGACTCACGCCGAACTTTGCCCGGTCGATAGACTTCGAGCGGCGGCTAGGCGTGACCGGCATCACCCTGTTCGCAAAGCGGGACGGACAGGGCAACGATCTGGAGGTTCGGTCGTTCGCTCCGTCATGCGGCGTCAATGAAGACCCCGTCTGCGGGAGTGGAAACGGGAGCGTCGCCGTCTTTCAGGCAGCGCGCGGTCTGCTGCCACGCGGCGGCGTGCGGTACGAGGCGAAGCAGGGGCGGTGTGTCGGCCGCGATGGGACGATCACCGTTGCCGTGGACGCCGGCGGCAATGTCCGTCTCGGTGGGGCGGCAGTGACCTGCGTCAACGGCGCGCTGGAGTATTGAAGCGTCCAGGCTGCATTCGAGGGGGCGACCATCCCCCCGATCCCGGAAGGCTGACGCCTGACAGGTACGCGCAGAGCGTTGACTGATCTCAGCGCATGCCTGTCAGACCGCTTCGGCGCGGACCACCAGCCGGTGCGAGTAGATCCCGTCGGGTACGCACGTCAGCATCGTGATGATGGCCTTGTCCGACGGATCGAGCACCTCGACCCGGTCCGGCGTCACCACCCGCGTGTCCACGACGGTGTACAGGTACTGCCGGTCGGCTGTACCCACGATCACGCCCATGCCAGCTTCGACTTTCGGCAGGTTCTTGAAGATCGCGCCCTCGCGCGGGCTGCTGATGTGTCCGGACAGCACCACGTTCCCGTTCTCGCCGGCCATCGCCGAGCCCTTGTGGTGCCCGACCGCGAACGCCGCCGTCTCCCAGAGGATGTTGCCCTTGTCGTCCGTCTTCGTGGTGACTGGGACGACTTTCGCATCCAGGTCGATGTTCGGGATCATCAGCCGCTCGGGCGCCTGGAGCCGGTTGCTGTACGGGCGTGACCGCATCTGCAACGCCGGGATGACCTGGTTCTGCGCGGAAACGGCAGCGGCCGGGCCGGACCGCACCGGGATCGGCAGCTGGATCGGGCCCTGGCGCTGGGCCGGAGCCGTCAGCATCGTCGGCTCGGGGGCGACGGTCGGTTTGGCTGGCGGCAGCGGCGTGGCCGTCGCCCGCTCGACGTAGACGATCTGCTCCGTCGGGCCGCAGGCCGCCGCGGCCAGCCCGGCGAGCGCGAACGCCAGAAACGCTCGGCGGCTCAAAGCTCGCCGAGCGGTTAGCAGTCGCGTGGCGGGGGCCGCCGTGGCAGAGGCTGTCATGGCGGGGGCCGCCGTGGCGGCAGTCGCCCCGCTGGCATCATGGTCTGTGCTGTGCTGGTGGTGCGGCATCGTCGGCCCTTCCCCCTCCGGCTCTCGTGAGCGTCCCGCTCCCGTGAGCCTCGCTCTGTTCCTGGCTGCTCAACGAACGGTCGATTGGCGAGGCGGCGCGCCGACCGGCCACCATCGCCCCAGCCTAGACGGCGATGGCCGCCATGCGCTGCGGCCGGCCGGGCATCACGCCGCGCGCCTGCTCCTGCCGCTGCTGCACGGCGATCTGCTGCCACGCCTTGCCGAGGTCGCGCAGGATCGTCACGACCTCCTGGGCCGGTGCGGGATCCTTCTTGACGTTGGCCTGAATCAGCCGGCGGAAACAGTAGTCGTACACGCCGGCGAGCTGGGTG
Proteins encoded:
- the fliG gene encoding flagellar motor switch protein FliG — protein: MRGKEKAAILLIALGPEASANVLKELRENEIEALTMQVFATEQIKEDTRKSVLKDCYQLALAHGYLTNGGAQYAEEMLAKALGSEKASEIMARLLSTVRPKHFDFLKDTDPYQLVNFIQDEQPQAIALILSHLPPVEAAKILAILQPEQRAEVAMRIATMERTPPEVIEGVESVLRRRVSTILQSDYSTAGGVEHLAALLGNVDRSTERVILDHLDKNAPELATEVRKLTFTFDNLIQLDDPSIQRVLREVDAKDLAMALRGIAEELREKIFKNLSTRAAEMLREDMAVSGPARMRQVEEAQQRIVAIVRRLEESGDLVIQRGNDDVLV
- the fliE gene encoding flagellar hook-basal body complex protein FliE, translating into MRTPSLGLNLPRVKPETEAPAVAPTTGNGAGAALEGFGQALNTAIQGLNESQSAADNASVSLAAGEPVDLHEVMLARETASLHFQLAVQVRNKLIEAYQDVMRMQV
- a CDS encoding PhzF family phenazine biosynthesis protein codes for the protein MVSRAFKVVDAFSSRPLLGNPVAVVLDAEGLDDAAMQAIAQWTNLSETTFLLPPTQPGADYLLRIFNPAAELPFAGHPTIGSAHAALEAGRVQPHDGVIMMECGLGLVEIAVEGEGPARQLTLRLPPARVSALAADDVAELEAIIGHEIVRAVEPAIINVGAVWVVAQLPTVDSLLGLTPNFARSIDFERRLGVTGITLFAKRDGQGNDLEVRSFAPSCGVNEDPVCGSGNGSVAVFQAARGLLPRGGVRYEAKQGRCVGRDGTITVAVDAGGNVRLGGAAVTCVNGALEY
- a CDS encoding sortase yields the protein MSRRAFLAFALAGLAAAACGPTEQIVYVERATATPLPPAKPTVAPEPTMLTAPAQRQGPIQLPIPVRSGPAAAVSAQNQVIPALQMRSRPYSNRLQAPERLMIPNIDLDAKVVPVTTKTDDKGNILWETAAFAVGHHKGSAMAGENGNVVLSGHISSPREGAIFKNLPKVEAGMGVIVGTADRQYLYTVVDTRVVTPDRVEVLDPSDKAIITMLTCVPDGIYSHRLVVRAEAV
- the fliF gene encoding flagellar M-ring protein FliF, which produces MLAALPAPRDARGMWLNLSRNQRLSLGFIGIAAVVVILAFVTLSRPAEYQAAFTNLREEDAAAIVAKLKESKIPYELADNGTIKVPAAQVQDAKLMIASSGVVKAGGGAGFEIFAQPHFGLTEFAEKINYQRALEGELGRSIGRLEAVEMARVHLTLPEQSLFVSQKKDPTAAAVVQLKQGRKLDESQVQGIVQLIAGSVEGLKAEGVTVMDTAGNVLSIKGADSDPTRKQNTRQEVQRQLEQRLTDEVKTMLTPLVGPDKAVVRVNADLDWDQYEANSETFSPNQKAPQVRSRREISESAAQGTATAGGVPGADRNVPGYPTQGAGQAGNAQNEKRDVTTNYELSRTVEKTTRTPGAIRRLNVAVALDSEVIADPAQADAISRLVATAAGLDTNRGDLVTLTSLPFNAVGAAKPAELAEQARQREMMLSIARMVAMVLGPLLVVGMIWLALRRSRPKSEKPEIKDVAQKNGAKVNTELTAEQQLAALPKPEKDPEQLRIEKELQQMAKLDPKTMATLIRSWMAEDKLGNAK
- the flgC gene encoding flagellar basal body rod protein FlgC, which codes for MLEILKTAGSALTAQRLRMDVIASNLANAEATSTPEGGPYKRERVVFEPKLRDTMSKLGEQSSSIASGEATGGVVVRAIVKDDEDPRMVLDPTHPDADADGFVAYPNVDLVTEMTDMLSASRSYEANITIVNVAKSMAQRALDIGR